Proteins from one Mycolicibacter virginiensis genomic window:
- a CDS encoding class I SAM-dependent methyltransferase produces the protein MARTENDSWDLASSVGTTATMVAAARALATAEAEPIISDPFAAPLVRAVGIDFFTKMVDGTLDPAVAAEAKSAAEPMTAVMAVRTRFFDDFFLQAADAGVRQSVILAAGLDSRAYRLGWPAGSVVYEIDQPDVIEFKSRTLADLGAQPTADRRAVAVDLRDDWPAALRDSGFDETKPTAWSAEGLLIYLPPDAQDRLFDHITALSAPGSRVATEYHPDGAATLSGSNQSLGQRFADQGLDLDITTLVYSGERNPVGTYLTERGWQVRERGRETVFADYGRTFPDGDIVARLRNSVAIEAIRL, from the coding sequence ATGGCACGCACTGAGAACGACAGCTGGGACCTGGCCTCCAGTGTGGGCACCACCGCCACCATGGTGGCCGCTGCCCGCGCGCTGGCCACCGCGGAAGCCGAGCCGATCATCTCCGACCCCTTCGCAGCGCCGCTGGTACGGGCGGTCGGGATCGACTTCTTCACCAAGATGGTCGACGGCACGCTGGATCCGGCGGTGGCCGCCGAAGCCAAATCCGCCGCCGAACCGATGACCGCCGTGATGGCAGTGCGCACCCGGTTCTTCGACGATTTCTTCCTGCAAGCCGCCGATGCGGGCGTTCGGCAGTCGGTCATCCTTGCCGCCGGACTGGATTCGCGGGCCTACCGGCTGGGCTGGCCGGCCGGCAGCGTCGTCTACGAGATCGACCAGCCGGACGTGATCGAGTTCAAGTCCCGCACACTGGCCGACTTGGGAGCCCAGCCGACCGCCGATCGCCGCGCCGTGGCCGTCGATCTGCGCGACGACTGGCCGGCCGCGTTGCGCGACAGCGGTTTTGACGAGACCAAGCCCACCGCGTGGAGCGCAGAGGGCCTGCTCATCTATCTGCCGCCGGATGCGCAGGACCGGCTGTTCGACCACATCACCGCGCTGAGCGCCCCGGGCAGCCGGGTGGCCACCGAGTACCACCCCGACGGCGCGGCCACACTGAGCGGCTCGAACCAGTCGCTGGGTCAGCGGTTCGCCGACCAGGGCCTGGATCTCGACATCACCACCTTGGTGTACTCCGGCGAGCGAAACCCGGTCGGAACATACCTGACCGAACGCGGGTGGCAGGTGCGCGAGCGCGGCCGCGAGACCGTGTTCGCCGACTACGGTCGCACCTTTCCCGACGGTGACATCGTGGCCCGGTTACGCAATTCGGTTGCGATCGAGGCGATTCGGCTCTAA
- a CDS encoding class I SAM-dependent methyltransferase encodes MARTARFDGDTWDLASSVGITATGVAVGRAIASRAAHPLINDPFAEPLVRAVGLDLFTRLASGEIAPEDFGDQAPKDMARMADNMAARTRFFDDFFTDAGAAGIRQAVILASGLDSRAYRLDWPSGTIVYEVDQPEVIEFKTRVLAAHGAQPTADRRTVSIDLREDWPAELQAAGFDPALPTAWSAEGLLGYLPPDAQDRLLDTVTALSAPGSRIATESTPGLDAATEEQARRRMQESAERMRSHGVDINLAELLYFGDRNEAGSYLAGHDWRVDSHDVGALFAEYGLPPLDVDEEPGFGKLAYISAVRG; translated from the coding sequence ATGGCACGTACCGCCCGATTCGATGGAGACACCTGGGACCTGGCCTCCAGCGTGGGAATCACCGCCACCGGCGTGGCCGTGGGCCGTGCGATCGCCAGCCGGGCCGCCCATCCCCTGATCAACGACCCGTTCGCCGAACCGTTGGTGCGCGCCGTCGGCCTGGACCTGTTCACCAGATTGGCCAGCGGTGAGATCGCCCCGGAAGACTTCGGCGACCAAGCCCCGAAGGACATGGCCCGGATGGCCGACAACATGGCGGCCCGCACCCGCTTCTTCGACGACTTCTTCACCGACGCGGGCGCTGCCGGCATCCGCCAGGCCGTCATCCTGGCGTCCGGGCTGGACTCGCGTGCCTACCGGCTGGACTGGCCGTCCGGCACCATTGTCTATGAGGTCGACCAGCCCGAGGTGATCGAGTTCAAGACCCGGGTGCTGGCCGCCCACGGCGCGCAGCCCACCGCCGATCGGCGGACCGTCTCGATCGATCTGCGCGAGGACTGGCCGGCGGAGCTACAGGCGGCCGGCTTCGATCCCGCCCTGCCGACTGCCTGGAGCGCGGAGGGACTACTGGGCTACCTGCCCCCCGACGCGCAGGACCGGCTGCTGGACACCGTCACCGCCCTGAGCGCACCGGGCAGCCGGATCGCCACCGAGAGCACGCCCGGCCTCGACGCGGCCACCGAAGAACAGGCACGTCGGCGCATGCAGGAGTCCGCGGAACGGATGCGCAGCCACGGGGTCGACATCAACCTGGCCGAACTGCTCTATTTCGGGGACCGCAACGAAGCCGGCAGTTATCTGGCGGGGCACGACTGGCGGGTCGACAGCCACGACGTCGGCGCGCTGTTCGCCGAGTACGGGCTGCCACCGTTGGACGTCGATGAGGAGCCCGGCTTCGGCAAGCTGGCCTACATCAGCGCGGTCCGGGGCTGA